One stretch of Cohnella algarum DNA includes these proteins:
- the purR gene encoding pur operon repressor, whose translation MKKLKRSARLVEMTQYLLARPHTLISLTAFADRYQSAKSSISEDLAIIKEVFEEEGIGDLHTLAGAAGGVRYVPKSGKEQALQKITAVCRQLEQPDRLLPGGYLYMTDLLGQPALLQEIGRMFATAFADRDADVIMTVETKGIPLAFAASVYLNIPVVIVRRDHKVTEGSVVSINYVSGSNKRIQTMSLTRRALKEQSRVLIIDDFMKAGGTIQGMVDLLHEFRATVAGVGVFVESGEIDNEERLLHDYVSLASLREVDLKTRQIVVRPGNFFQS comes from the coding sequence TTGAAAAAGTTGAAGCGCAGCGCGCGCCTCGTGGAAATGACTCAGTACCTGCTGGCCCGTCCCCATACGTTAATATCGCTAACAGCGTTCGCCGATCGCTACCAGTCGGCCAAGTCTTCCATCAGCGAAGATTTGGCGATTATAAAAGAGGTCTTCGAAGAAGAAGGGATTGGAGATTTGCATACGCTGGCGGGAGCGGCAGGGGGCGTGCGCTACGTGCCGAAAAGCGGAAAAGAGCAAGCGCTTCAAAAAATAACGGCCGTCTGCAGGCAGCTGGAGCAGCCGGACCGGCTTTTGCCCGGCGGTTATCTGTATATGACCGACCTGCTCGGACAACCGGCTTTGCTGCAGGAGATCGGGCGCATGTTCGCGACGGCGTTCGCCGACCGGGATGCGGACGTGATCATGACCGTCGAAACGAAAGGAATCCCGCTTGCCTTCGCGGCGAGCGTCTACCTGAACATTCCGGTCGTCATCGTCCGCCGGGATCACAAAGTAACCGAAGGCTCCGTCGTCAGCATCAATTACGTATCCGGTTCCAACAAGCGCATCCAGACGATGTCGCTCACCCGGAGAGCGCTCAAGGAGCAGTCCCGCGTGCTGATCATCGACGACTTCATGAAAGCCGGCGGCACGATCCAGGGGATGGTCGATCTGCTCCACGAATTCCGGGCGACGGTTGCCGGCGTAGGGGTGTTCGTCGAATCCGGCGAAATCGACAACGAGGAACGGCTGCTGCACGATTACGTATCGCTTGCAAGCTTGCGCGAAGTCGATTTGAAGACGCGCCAAATCGTCGTTCGTCCGGGCAATTTTTTTCAAAGCTAA
- the pth gene encoding aminoacyl-tRNA hydrolase, translated as MKWIVGLGNPGSEYEATRHNAGFMVIDELARRWQTNVGQSKCKALIGEARVGGTKVALLKPMTYMNLSGESVRAFMDYYKARLEDAIIVYDDLDTETGRIRLRYQGSAGGHNGIKSIIQHTGTQTFNRVRMGISRPQPGFRIVDYVLSPFAKAEQPDVRKMVEEASDAIEYSLAHPFEETMAKFNARQNA; from the coding sequence ATGAAGTGGATTGTCGGACTCGGAAATCCCGGTTCGGAATACGAAGCGACCCGGCACAATGCCGGATTCATGGTCATCGACGAGCTGGCGAGACGCTGGCAGACGAACGTCGGCCAGAGCAAGTGCAAGGCGTTGATCGGCGAAGCCCGCGTCGGAGGAACGAAGGTCGCGCTCCTGAAGCCCATGACCTACATGAACTTGTCCGGAGAGTCGGTCCGCGCTTTTATGGACTATTACAAAGCTAGGCTGGAAGACGCCATCATCGTTTACGACGATCTCGATACGGAGACGGGGCGGATCCGGCTTCGCTATCAGGGAAGCGCCGGCGGCCACAACGGCATTAAATCCATCATTCAGCATACGGGCACGCAGACGTTCAACCGCGTCCGCATGGGCATTTCGCGCCCTCAGCCGGGATTTCGGATCGTGGACTACGTGCTGTCGCCGTTTGCGAAAGCGGAGCAGCCGGACGTGCGGAAAATGGTCGAGGAAGCTTCCGACGCCATCGAGTATTCGCTCGCTCACCCGTTCGAAGAGACGATGGCGAAATTCAATGCCCGCCAGAACGCTTAA
- a CDS encoding 50S ribosomal protein L25, translating to MSTTLHAEPRAGKTKGELRQLRRGGKIPAVIYGKQMEAAAIALEARELASFLRSEAHSIVELDVAGLGSRSALLNEIQRDALNGEVLHVDFHQINLNEKIQTPVRLDFTGESPGEKEGGMLQIVMHELEVSCVAKDLPDRLTVDVSSLQLGDHLTVGQIPLPAGVTAASEADIVVVSVLAPQKNLSEDEVEAMDDAAEENAQHSKAANTADVD from the coding sequence ATGAGTACGACATTACATGCCGAACCGCGCGCCGGGAAAACGAAAGGCGAGCTTCGCCAGCTTCGGCGCGGCGGAAAAATTCCGGCCGTCATTTACGGCAAGCAGATGGAGGCCGCGGCAATCGCGCTGGAGGCGAGGGAGCTGGCCTCGTTTTTGCGGAGCGAAGCGCACAGCATCGTGGAGCTGGACGTGGCGGGACTCGGCAGCCGCTCCGCGCTGTTGAACGAAATTCAGCGGGACGCCTTGAACGGGGAAGTGCTTCATGTCGATTTTCATCAAATCAATCTGAACGAGAAGATTCAAACGCCCGTTCGGCTTGATTTTACCGGCGAAAGTCCCGGCGAAAAGGAAGGCGGCATGCTGCAAATCGTCATGCACGAGCTCGAGGTGTCGTGCGTAGCCAAAGATTTGCCCGACCGGCTGACGGTGGACGTAAGCTCGCTCCAGCTTGGCGATCACTTGACCGTAGGCCAGATTCCTCTGCCGGCCGGCGTGACGGCGGCGTCGGAAGCGGATATCGTCGTCGTCTCCGTCCTCGCCCCGCAGAAAAACCTTTCCGAAGACGAGGTCGAGGCGATGGACGACGCAGCCGAGGAGAACGCGCAGCACAGCAAAGCCGCGAATACGGCGGACGTCGATTGA
- a CDS encoding ribose-phosphate diphosphokinase → MSYPDATLKLFACSSNTKLSEAVARHIGVPLGDADMRRFSDGEIHIRLNESVRGSDVYVVQSTSQPVNEHLMELLVMVDALKRASAKTINVVIPYYGYARQDRKAKSRDPITAKLVANLIETAGAHRVIAMDLHAMQIQGFFDIPVDHLLGVPILGDYFKSKGLLAPVVVSPDHGGVVRARRLADELQSPLAIIDKRRPEPNVVEVMNIIGDVAGRTAILIDDIIDTAGTICLASEALKKAGAREIYACCTHPVLSGQALARLEDAPITEVVVTDTIPLRSPSASTKVRVLSVAPLIGEAIIRIHEQQSISKLFEPHV, encoded by the coding sequence ATGTCTTATCCGGACGCCACTTTAAAACTGTTTGCTTGCAGCTCCAACACCAAACTGTCCGAAGCGGTGGCACGGCATATCGGCGTACCGCTCGGAGACGCGGACATGCGCCGGTTCAGCGACGGCGAAATCCACATCCGGCTGAACGAGAGCGTTCGCGGCAGCGACGTCTACGTCGTGCAATCGACCTCGCAGCCGGTTAACGAGCACTTGATGGAATTGCTCGTCATGGTCGACGCGCTCAAGCGCGCCTCCGCCAAAACGATCAACGTCGTCATTCCTTACTACGGGTATGCCCGCCAGGACCGCAAAGCCAAGTCGCGCGATCCGATCACGGCGAAGCTCGTCGCCAATTTGATCGAAACGGCCGGAGCGCACCGCGTTATCGCCATGGATTTGCACGCGATGCAAATCCAGGGCTTTTTCGACATTCCGGTCGACCATCTGCTCGGCGTCCCGATTTTGGGCGACTACTTCAAGTCGAAGGGACTGCTCGCTCCCGTCGTCGTTTCCCCGGACCACGGCGGCGTCGTGCGGGCGCGGCGTTTGGCCGACGAGCTGCAATCTCCGCTGGCGATCATCGACAAGCGCCGTCCGGAGCCGAACGTCGTGGAAGTGATGAACATTATCGGCGACGTCGCGGGGCGGACCGCAATTTTGATCGACGATATCATCGATACGGCCGGAACGATCTGCCTCGCGTCGGAAGCGCTGAAAAAAGCGGGAGCCAGGGAAATTTACGCCTGCTGCACGCACCCGGTATTGTCCGGACAGGCGCTGGCGCGTCTCGAGGATGCGCCGATTACCGAGGTCGTCGTGACCGACACGATTCCGCTGCGGTCTCCGTCCGCCTCGACCAAGGTTCGGGTGCTGTCGGTCGCGCCGCTGATCGGCGAAGCGATTATCCGCATTCACGAGCAGCAGTCGATCAGCAAACTGTTCGAACCTCATGTTTAA
- the spoVG gene encoding septation regulator SpoVG, translating into MQITDVRLRRVNSEGRMKAIASITIDNEFVVHDIRVIDGNNGMFVAMPSKRTPDGEFRDIAHPISSGTREKIQSAVLAEYERAAQEEEVLVEGA; encoded by the coding sequence GTGCAAATTACAGATGTGAGACTGCGTCGTGTCAATTCCGAAGGACGTATGAAAGCCATTGCTTCAATTACGATAGACAATGAGTTTGTCGTTCATGACATCCGCGTGATCGACGGAAACAATGGCATGTTCGTAGCCATGCCGAGCAAACGGACGCCGGACGGAGAGTTCCGGGACATCGCTCACCCTATTTCCTCGGGTACCCGCGAGAAAATCCAATCCGCTGTCCTGGCGGAATATGAGCGTGCGGCCCAAGAAGAAGAAGTCCTGGTCGAAGGTGCGTAA
- a CDS encoding RidA family protein gives MSLKIVSTTEAPAAIGPYAQAVKLGNLLFTSGQIPLTPAGELVEGGIVEQTHQVLRNLQAVLAAEGASLSNVVKTTVFLKDMNTFAAFNEVYASYFGSHTPARSTVEVARLPKDVFVEIECIAEIFVENGII, from the coding sequence ATGTCTCTCAAAATCGTATCCACAACCGAGGCGCCAGCCGCGATCGGGCCGTACGCCCAAGCGGTGAAGCTGGGCAATTTGCTGTTTACGTCCGGCCAAATTCCGCTCACGCCCGCGGGCGAGCTCGTGGAAGGCGGAATCGTCGAGCAGACGCACCAGGTGCTGCGCAATCTCCAGGCCGTGCTGGCCGCCGAAGGCGCCAGCCTCTCGAACGTCGTCAAAACGACCGTGTTTTTGAAGGATATGAATACGTTCGCCGCTTTTAACGAAGTGTATGCGAGCTATTTCGGCAGCCATACTCCGGCGCGTTCGACGGTGGAAGTGGCCCGATTGCCGAAGGATGTTTTTGTCGAAATCGAATGCATAGCGGAGATTTTTGTCGAAAATGGAATAATTTAA
- a CDS encoding anti-sigma-F factor Fin family protein yields the protein MAVNYVCRHCRMPLGSFENGLVPEYKLGLQFLTPDERKRIISYNSNGDVTVKVICDYCSETLDQHPELSLLSNPLQ from the coding sequence ATGGCAGTAAACTATGTTTGCCGACATTGCCGCATGCCGCTCGGAAGCTTCGAGAACGGGCTTGTCCCCGAGTACAAGCTGGGCCTGCAATTCTTGACCCCCGATGAACGAAAGCGTATAATATCGTATAATTCCAATGGGGACGTTACGGTAAAAGTCATCTGCGATTACTGCAGCGAGACGTTGGATCAGCATCCGGAACTTTCTCTGCTGTCCAATCCCCTTCAATGA